The Streptomyces sp. NBC_00775 genome includes the window GAGCAGGACAGGCAGGATGCTGATCACCAGTGCGGCGAAGATGAGGTTCCAGTCGGTCACGTACTGACCGACGAAGCCGGCGATGGCGACCGGCATGGTCTGCTGGGCGCTGCCGCTGAGGTACAGCAGCGGGGTGAAGAAGTCGTTCCACACGGCGACCGCGTTGAGCACCAGGGCCGTCACCGTGACCGGCTTGAGCATCGGCAGCACCACGTACCGGAAGCCCTGCAGCGGTGTGCAGCCGTCGATCAGGGCCGCGTCCTCGAAGTCGCGGGGCAGGGCGCGCAGGAAGCCGACGTAGAGGAAGACGGTGAACGGCACCTGCAGGCCGGAGTAGAAGAGGACCAGCGCCCACGGGGTACCGAGGAGCCCCATGTCGCGCATGGTCTGGTAGAGCGGCAGCGCGGCGAGTTGGAAGGGCAGGACCAGGCCCAGGAGGAACGTCAGGTACGTACCGCGGGACCAGCGGGCCGTGACACGGGCCAGCGGGTACGCCGCGAGCGACGAGACGGCCAGCACGATGACGACGCTGCACGCCGTCACCAGCACGCTGTTGCCCAACGCCCCGCCCAGCGAGCCCTGTTGCCACGCCTGCGAGAAGTTGTCCAGGGTGGGCGAGGTGGTCGGTCTGATCGGCGACGAGGTGTCCGACGCCGGCCGCACGGCCAGGTTGACCAGGACGTACACCGGAAAGCCCACGACCAGGGCGGCGGCGATCATCGCCAGTTCCAGCGCGAGAGTACGGCGGCGGTAGCGGTTCACGAGACGGCCCTCTCGTTGCGGGACAGCGCGAGGTACTGTCCGGTCGAGACGACCGCCACGATGATCGTGAGGACGACCGCGAGCGCGATGCTGTAGCCGAACTCGCCGAGCGTGAAGGCGTCCTTGTAGATCAGCGTCGAGAGTGTGTCGGTGGCGTGGCCGGGGCCGCCGCCCGTCAACGCGTATACCTGGTCGAAGAGTTTGATCCCGCCGATGATCGACAGCATCAGGTTGATGGTGAGGGCCGGGGCCAGCAGCGGCCGTGTGACCGACCAGAAGCGGCGCACCGGGCCCGCGCCGTCAATGGCGGCCGCCTCGTGGATCTCCTTTGGCACGGACTGGAGTCCGGCCAGGAAGATGACCATCGAGTAGCCCGCGAACTGCCAGACGATCACCCCGATCACCGACCACAGAGCGACCTGCGGACTGC containing:
- a CDS encoding carbohydrate ABC transporter permease, with amino-acid sequence MNRYRRRTLALELAMIAAALVVGFPVYVLVNLAVRPASDTSSPIRPTTSPTLDNFSQAWQQGSLGGALGNSVLVTACSVVIVLAVSSLAAYPLARVTARWSRGTYLTFLLGLVLPFQLAALPLYQTMRDMGLLGTPWALVLFYSGLQVPFTVFLYVGFLRALPRDFEDAALIDGCTPLQGFRYVVLPMLKPVTVTALVLNAVAVWNDFFTPLLYLSGSAQQTMPVAIAGFVGQYVTDWNLIFAALVISILPVLLVYFLLQRSIINGFAGGLRG